In Actinomadura citrea, a single window of DNA contains:
- the tmk gene encoding dTMP kinase, translating into MTRTGAPRPHPAAPSPPGVSSLSSIGPFRRLRIALSLSSAGQWIGVPALTAMAAMLTRGDGAAAQAQAIGGVLALMLLPAVVLPPVAGLLAARVDRRLMLIIADALRLVVVVTVPLVHALPWTFAAAFLVSCLSLVWIPAARASLPALVPDEELRPAARRAATRVLYGPAPAAALLFAVLALVANGTLGAGSRADLAVYVTAGLFLVSAALVAMAGEIPATEPVAAVSPLKMIFQGPGSAAARGLGLAIAAASVTAGAVVAVARAHAGALGGGDAGYGSVLTALTVGLGFGLFLGPRVLVPFSRRRLLGLAVIAAALALVVLALVQNLVVVVFATAFLGVFAGAAWSTAKAAVHDPEAPEDARPAAYLRSVALITVLLAFAAVPLIAAAVGSHRLDLGGGVYDAHGTGVALLVAAVLALLAGLFAYRRLDDRRGIPLVPDLRAALHGEIYTPPEQAAAAPQPVHRNRGVFIAFEGGEGAGKTTQARLAAIWLRDHGYDVVTTHEPGATKIGMRLRAMLLDRDTTGLSDRAETLLYAADRADHVANVIKPAVDRGVIVVSDRYVDSSLAYQGFGRQLPVEDIARVNAWATGGLVPDLTVLLEIPPQAGLRRLSAPADRMESESQEFHERVREGFHALAEAAPDRYLILDASRPQGELSREIQYRIREILPDPVPLGTEDATSTFPVITDF; encoded by the coding sequence ATGACCAGAACGGGCGCACCTCGGCCGCACCCCGCAGCGCCATCGCCGCCGGGCGTTTCGTCGCTTTCGTCGATCGGGCCGTTCCGGCGGCTCCGGATCGCGCTGTCGCTGTCCAGCGCAGGCCAGTGGATCGGCGTGCCCGCGCTGACCGCCATGGCCGCGATGCTGACGCGCGGCGACGGCGCCGCGGCGCAGGCGCAGGCGATCGGAGGCGTACTGGCGCTGATGCTGCTGCCCGCGGTGGTGCTCCCGCCGGTCGCCGGGCTGCTCGCCGCCCGCGTCGACCGCCGGCTGATGCTGATCATCGCGGACGCGCTGCGGCTGGTGGTCGTGGTGACGGTGCCGCTCGTGCACGCGCTGCCGTGGACCTTCGCCGCCGCGTTCCTCGTCTCGTGCCTGAGCCTCGTGTGGATTCCGGCGGCGCGCGCGTCCCTGCCCGCGCTGGTGCCGGACGAGGAGCTGCGGCCCGCCGCCCGCCGTGCCGCGACGCGCGTGCTCTACGGCCCGGCGCCCGCCGCCGCGCTGCTGTTCGCCGTCCTCGCGCTCGTCGCGAACGGGACGCTCGGCGCCGGTTCCCGCGCCGACCTCGCCGTGTACGTGACGGCGGGCCTGTTCCTCGTCTCCGCCGCCCTCGTGGCGATGGCCGGCGAGATCCCGGCGACCGAGCCGGTCGCGGCCGTGTCGCCGCTGAAAATGATCTTCCAGGGCCCGGGGTCGGCCGCCGCGCGCGGTCTCGGTCTCGCCATCGCGGCGGCGTCCGTCACGGCGGGCGCGGTCGTCGCCGTGGCCCGCGCCCACGCCGGCGCGCTGGGCGGCGGGGACGCCGGGTACGGCTCCGTCCTGACCGCGCTCACGGTGGGGCTCGGTTTCGGGCTGTTCCTCGGGCCGCGCGTGCTCGTCCCGTTCAGCCGCCGCCGTCTCCTCGGCCTCGCGGTGATCGCGGCCGCGCTCGCGCTGGTCGTGCTCGCCCTCGTCCAGAACCTCGTCGTCGTGGTGTTCGCGACGGCGTTCCTCGGCGTCTTCGCCGGGGCCGCGTGGTCGACCGCGAAGGCGGCGGTGCACGACCCCGAGGCGCCGGAGGACGCCCGCCCGGCGGCGTACCTGCGGTCGGTCGCGCTCATCACGGTGCTGCTCGCGTTCGCCGCCGTCCCGCTGATCGCGGCGGCGGTCGGATCCCACCGCCTCGACCTCGGCGGCGGCGTCTACGACGCCCACGGGACCGGCGTCGCCCTGCTGGTCGCGGCCGTCCTGGCCCTGCTGGCCGGGCTGTTCGCGTACCGGCGGCTGGACGACCGGCGCGGCATCCCGCTCGTCCCCGACCTGCGCGCCGCCCTGCACGGCGAGATCTACACGCCGCCGGAGCAGGCCGCCGCGGCGCCGCAGCCCGTCCACCGCAACCGCGGCGTGTTCATCGCGTTCGAGGGCGGCGAGGGCGCGGGCAAGACGACGCAGGCGCGGCTCGCCGCGATCTGGCTCCGCGACCACGGCTACGACGTGGTGACCACGCACGAGCCGGGCGCCACCAAGATCGGGATGCGGCTGCGCGCGATGCTGCTGGACCGCGACACCACCGGCCTGTCCGACCGCGCCGAGACCCTGCTGTACGCCGCCGACCGCGCCGACCACGTCGCCAACGTGATCAAGCCCGCGGTGGACCGCGGCGTGATCGTGGTCAGCGACCGCTACGTCGACTCGTCCCTGGCCTACCAGGGCTTCGGGCGGCAGCTGCCGGTGGAGGACATCGCCCGTGTCAACGCCTGGGCGACCGGCGGGCTCGTCCCCGACCTGACCGTCCTGCTGGAGATCCCGCCGCAGGCGGGCCTGCGGCGGCTGTCGGCCCCCGCCGACCGCATGGAGTCGGAGTCGCAGGAGTTCCACGAGCGGGTCCGCGAGGGCTTCCACGCCCTCGCCGAGGCCGCCCCGGACCGCTACCTGATCCTGGACGCGAGCCGGCCGCAGGGGGAGCTGAGCAGGGAGATCCAGTACCGCATCCGGGAGATCCTGCCCGACCCCGTCCCGCTCGGCACCGAGGACGCCACGAGCACGTTCCCGGTCATCACCGACTTCTGA
- a CDS encoding DNA polymerase III subunit delta', translating into MSVWDDLVGQETVIAQLSSAAGRTGGLAHAWLFTGPPGSGRVAAARAFAAALQCTETPRGCGHCASCHQVLQGTHADVEVVRPQGLSFGIRDARALVLRASSSPSGGGRQIVLFEDADRATEGAANALLKAIEEPPPRTVWLLCTPSPEDLLVTIRSRCRLVTLQTPPIEAIADFLVQRDGVERETAEVVARAAQGHISRARRLASDPRMRRVREQVVAVPRRLTGVSAAVAAAETLVSAAKAERDAQTAELNDGETSALRKALGESEKGRMPRGTAGALKELEDRQKSRATRILRDALDRTLLDLASYYRDVLTLQLGAGSELVNIELGPELRSAAGDGRPEDTLRRLDAIMDCRERLAANVNPQLAFEALTLALRHG; encoded by the coding sequence ATGAGCGTGTGGGACGACCTGGTGGGGCAGGAGACCGTCATCGCGCAGCTGTCCTCGGCGGCTGGGCGGACGGGCGGGCTCGCGCACGCGTGGCTGTTCACCGGGCCGCCCGGGTCCGGGCGCGTGGCCGCGGCGCGGGCGTTCGCCGCGGCGTTGCAGTGCACGGAGACGCCGCGCGGGTGCGGGCACTGCGCGTCCTGCCACCAGGTGCTCCAGGGGACGCACGCGGACGTCGAGGTCGTCCGCCCGCAGGGGCTGTCGTTCGGCATCAGGGACGCCCGCGCGCTGGTGCTGCGGGCCTCGTCCTCGCCGAGCGGGGGCGGGCGGCAGATCGTGCTGTTCGAGGACGCCGACCGGGCCACCGAGGGCGCCGCGAACGCGCTGCTGAAGGCGATCGAGGAGCCGCCGCCGCGGACGGTGTGGCTGCTGTGCACGCCGTCGCCGGAGGACCTGCTCGTCACGATCAGGTCGCGCTGCCGGCTGGTGACCCTGCAGACGCCCCCGATCGAGGCGATCGCCGACTTCCTCGTCCAGCGCGACGGCGTCGAGCGCGAGACCGCCGAGGTGGTGGCGCGGGCGGCGCAGGGGCACATCAGCCGGGCGCGCCGGCTCGCCTCGGATCCGCGGATGCGGCGGGTGCGCGAGCAGGTGGTGGCGGTGCCGCGCCGGCTGACCGGGGTGAGCGCGGCGGTCGCGGCGGCGGAGACGCTCGTGAGCGCGGCGAAGGCGGAGCGGGACGCGCAGACCGCCGAACTGAACGACGGGGAGACCTCCGCCCTGCGCAAGGCGCTCGGCGAGAGCGAGAAGGGGCGGATGCCGCGCGGGACGGCGGGCGCCCTCAAGGAGCTGGAGGACCGGCAGAAGTCGCGGGCGACGCGGATCCTGCGCGACGCCCTGGACCGGACGCTGCTCGACCTCGCGTCCTACTACCGGGACGTGCTGACGCTGCAACTGGGGGCGGGCAGCGAGCTGGTCAACATCGAGCTCGGCCCCGAGCTGCGGTCGGCCGCGGGGGACGGGCGCCCGGAGGACACCCTCCGGCGCCTCGATGCGATCATGGACTGCAGGGAGCGGTTGGCGGCGAACGTCAACCCGCAGCTGGCGTTCGAGGCGCTGACTTTGGCGTTGCGGCACGGGTGA
- a CDS encoding PSP1 domain-containing protein has protein sequence MMMAVSFTRYGRLFYLDPGPHSPRVGDKVLVPTDSGPEVAECVWAPQWVSEDVDGLPECAGPATDEHLARDEANRRRRAEGRLIAKRLIRKHDLPMKVIGVDYLDADNIFKIYFTAPHRVDFRALVRDLARGIKARVELRQVGPRDEARLQGGIGPCGRDLCCATFLKDFEPVSVRMAKEQDLPVNPLRIAGACGRLMCCLKYEHPLYAEFKEKAPRLGSRVSTPEGEGQVIGYNVPGDRVTVKVGSRRCSCPSASVCSPRQQHDAHYSPSDNSEPS, from the coding sequence ATGATGATGGCCGTCAGCTTCACCCGTTACGGCCGCTTGTTCTACCTCGATCCGGGCCCGCACAGCCCCAGGGTCGGCGACAAGGTCCTCGTCCCCACCGACTCCGGCCCCGAGGTCGCCGAGTGCGTGTGGGCCCCGCAGTGGGTCTCCGAGGACGTCGACGGCCTCCCCGAATGCGCCGGCCCCGCCACCGACGAGCACCTCGCCCGCGACGAGGCCAACCGCCGCCGCCGCGCCGAGGGCCGCCTCATCGCCAAGCGCCTCATCCGCAAGCACGACCTCCCGATGAAGGTCATCGGCGTCGACTACCTTGACGCCGACAACATCTTCAAGATCTACTTCACCGCCCCGCACCGCGTCGACTTCCGCGCCCTCGTCCGCGACCTGGCCCGCGGCATCAAGGCCCGTGTCGAACTGCGCCAGGTCGGCCCCCGCGACGAGGCCCGCCTCCAGGGCGGCATCGGCCCCTGCGGCCGCGACCTGTGCTGCGCCACCTTCCTCAAGGACTTCGAACCCGTCTCCGTCCGCATGGCGAAGGAACAGGACCTCCCGGTCAACCCCCTCCGCATCGCCGGCGCCTGCGGCCGCCTGATGTGCTGCCTCAAGTACGAGCACCCCCTCTACGCGGAGTTCAAGGAGAAGGCGCCGCGCCTGGGGTCCCGGGTCAGCACCCCGGAGGGCGAGGGCCAGGTCATCGGCTACAACGTCCCCGGCGACCGTGTCACGGTGAAGGTGGGCTCCCGCCGCTGCTCGTGCCCCTCCGCCTCGGTCTGCTCCCCCCGCCAACAACACGACGCCCACTACTCCCCCTCGGACAACAGCGAGCCCAGCTAA
- a CDS encoding fructosamine kinase family protein, whose protein sequence is MTAERVRLERLLGSGVEKVHDLGSSHSWTLHRASLADGREVFVKAAQDQAGVFAAEAAGLRWLGEAGPGTPVPEVVAADDHMLVLPWLHSAPPSREAAERLGRELAALHTGNRPDAYGAPWDGFIADLPLDNTLDDRSWPVWYAERRLEPFLRLGARHLSSGDVRLVERVAADIETLAGPPEPPSRIHGDLWSGNVVWTGERALLLDPAAHGGHRETDLAMMALFGTPHLDSVLGAYDEAAPLADGWRSRVPLHQLHPLLVHVALFGGSYRASLVEAARASLG, encoded by the coding sequence ATGACCGCTGAGCGGGTGCGGCTGGAGAGGCTGCTCGGAAGCGGCGTCGAGAAGGTCCACGACCTCGGTTCCAGTCATTCCTGGACGTTGCACAGGGCTTCCCTGGCCGACGGCCGCGAGGTGTTCGTGAAGGCCGCGCAGGACCAGGCCGGCGTGTTCGCGGCGGAGGCGGCCGGGCTGCGCTGGCTGGGGGAGGCGGGCCCCGGGACGCCCGTCCCCGAGGTGGTCGCGGCGGACGACCACATGCTCGTCCTGCCGTGGCTGCACTCGGCTCCACCGTCCCGCGAGGCGGCCGAACGTCTCGGGCGGGAACTGGCCGCCCTGCACACCGGTAACCGCCCCGACGCCTACGGCGCGCCCTGGGACGGCTTCATCGCCGACCTCCCCTTGGACAACACGCTGGACGACCGCTCCTGGCCCGTCTGGTACGCCGAACGCCGTCTCGAACCGTTCCTCCGCCTCGGGGCCAGGCATCTGTCGTCCGGCGACGTCCGCCTGGTGGAGCGCGTGGCGGCCGACATCGAGACGCTCGCCGGACCGCCGGAGCCGCCGTCCCGCATCCACGGCGACCTGTGGTCGGGGAACGTCGTGTGGACGGGCGAGCGGGCGCTGCTCCTCGACCCGGCCGCGCACGGCGGGCACCGCGAGACCGACCTCGCCATGATGGCGCTGTTCGGGACGCCGCACCTCGACTCCGTGCTCGGCGCCTACGATGAGGCCGCGCCCCTGGCGGACGGATGGCGTTCCCGCGTCCCGTTGCACCAGTTGCACCCGCTGCTCGTCCACGTGGCGCTGTTCGGCGGGTCGTACCGGGCGTCTCTGGTCGAGGCGGCCCGCGCTTCCCTCGGCTGA
- a CDS encoding S8 family peptidase, translated as MRRALISAACAVTTVTALAFPASAAPAPAQAKGEVSEYVVLYKEGASLGQAHRAVSAAGGKVVHENRDVGVATVTSENPEFIHAVMNQRALDGVAHNRIIGEAPKAKKQAPKVEKLTGAVHGAKNQAVPAGKPSKDTEPLAELQWDMKQMHATADGSYKKEPGDRRVLVGVLDTGVDGDHPDIASNFNRKLSRNFTHDIPTDANGNEVDGPCEFTSCVDPDDWDDNDHGTHVASTIASPRNGLGMAGVAPNVSIVNLRVGQDSGYFFLQPTVDGLTYAAKHGIDVVNMSYYIDPWLWNCGNNPADSPEDQLEQRTIIKAAQRALDFAHKRGVTLISAAGNDLVDYTKTNVDDSSPDFPSTPGEEPHDRTIPASCVSMPSEGENVIPISATGPSGRKSYYSSFGNGYVAVAAPGGDKVDNADQRPDDKGGIWAAYPERLAKERGELNADGTPKVPYIIRSCKGDKCAYYQSLQGTSMASPHAVGVAALIVSKYGHRDRSGGLTLDPRLVERVLRGTATPKDCPSPRTVEYVWYTQSNGQWVKHTSTQTCEGSKGQNGFFGSGIVDALNAVSR; from the coding sequence TTGCGGCGAGCCTTGATTTCCGCCGCGTGCGCCGTCACCACCGTGACGGCGCTCGCGTTCCCAGCATCCGCAGCTCCGGCCCCGGCACAGGCGAAGGGCGAGGTCTCGGAGTACGTCGTCCTCTACAAGGAGGGCGCGTCCCTCGGGCAGGCCCACCGGGCCGTTTCGGCGGCCGGCGGCAAGGTCGTGCACGAGAACCGCGACGTGGGCGTCGCGACCGTCACATCCGAGAACCCGGAGTTCATCCACGCCGTGATGAACCAGCGGGCGCTGGACGGCGTCGCGCACAACCGGATCATCGGCGAGGCGCCCAAGGCCAAGAAGCAGGCTCCGAAGGTCGAGAAGCTGACCGGGGCCGTCCACGGCGCCAAGAACCAGGCCGTCCCCGCGGGCAAGCCGTCCAAGGACACCGAGCCCCTGGCGGAGCTGCAGTGGGACATGAAGCAGATGCACGCCACGGCCGACGGCTCCTACAAGAAGGAGCCGGGTGACCGGCGCGTGCTGGTCGGCGTCCTCGACACCGGTGTGGACGGCGACCACCCGGACATCGCGTCGAACTTCAACCGCAAGCTCAGCCGCAACTTCACCCACGACATCCCGACCGACGCCAACGGCAACGAGGTCGACGGGCCCTGCGAGTTCACGTCGTGCGTCGACCCCGACGACTGGGACGACAACGACCACGGCACGCACGTCGCGTCCACGATCGCCTCGCCCCGCAACGGCCTCGGCATGGCGGGCGTGGCGCCGAACGTGTCGATCGTGAACCTGCGCGTCGGCCAGGACTCCGGCTACTTCTTCCTCCAGCCGACCGTCGACGGCCTGACCTACGCGGCCAAGCACGGCATCGACGTCGTCAACATGTCGTACTACATCGACCCGTGGCTCTGGAACTGCGGCAACAACCCCGCGGACAGCCCCGAGGACCAGCTGGAGCAGCGCACGATCATCAAGGCGGCGCAGCGCGCCCTGGACTTCGCGCACAAGCGCGGCGTCACGCTGATCTCCGCGGCCGGCAACGACCTCGTCGACTACACCAAGACGAACGTGGACGACAGCAGCCCCGACTTCCCGTCCACCCCGGGCGAGGAGCCGCACGACCGCACGATCCCGGCGAGCTGCGTCTCGATGCCGTCCGAGGGCGAGAACGTCATCCCGATCTCGGCCACCGGCCCGAGCGGCCGCAAGTCGTACTACAGCAGCTTCGGCAACGGCTACGTCGCGGTGGCGGCGCCCGGCGGCGACAAGGTCGACAACGCCGACCAGCGTCCGGACGACAAGGGCGGCATCTGGGCGGCCTACCCCGAGCGGCTCGCCAAGGAGCGCGGCGAGCTGAACGCCGACGGCACGCCGAAGGTGCCGTACATCATCCGCAGCTGCAAGGGCGACAAGTGCGCCTACTACCAGTCGCTGCAGGGCACCTCGATGGCGTCCCCGCACGCGGTCGGCGTCGCGGCGCTCATCGTCAGCAAGTACGGGCACCGGGACCGCAGCGGCGGCCTGACCCTGGACCCGCGTCTCGTCGAGCGGGTGCTGCGCGGCACCGCGACCCCCAAGGACTGCCCGAGCCCGCGGACGGTCGAGTACGTCTGGTACACCCAGTCGAACGGCCAGTGGGTGAAGCACACCTCCACCCAGACCTGTGAAGGCTCGAAGGGCCAGAACGGGTTCTTCGGCAGCGGCATCGTGGACGCGCTGAACGCCGTCTCGCGCTGA
- a CDS encoding LiaF domain-containing protein, which translates to MAVVMPRVSRFAQAPRKLVVRALAGDVVIDLSEARLPRQQELEIDLALLYGHVEILIPDDWAVVRGRLETARRIRLDGTLDPPYVYSPPPASDVDGPGWHSGRGGVVLNISGIGGSVVLRRTSRE; encoded by the coding sequence ATGGCCGTCGTCATGCCACGTGTATCTCGCTTTGCCCAGGCACCACGGAAGCTGGTCGTTCGTGCCTTGGCGGGGGATGTGGTCATCGATCTGAGCGAGGCCCGGTTGCCTCGCCAACAGGAGCTGGAGATCGATCTAGCCTTGCTGTACGGCCACGTTGAGATCCTCATTCCAGATGACTGGGCCGTCGTGCGCGGGAGGCTTGAGACCGCCCGGCGGATCCGGCTGGACGGGACGCTCGATCCGCCCTATGTCTACAGCCCTCCACCGGCTTCCGATGTGGACGGGCCAGGTTGGCATAGCGGGCGCGGCGGCGTGGTGCTGAACATCTCCGGCATCGGCGGATCGGTCGTCCTTCGCCGGACGTCCCGCGAATGA
- a CDS encoding low molecular weight protein-tyrosine-phosphatase, translating into MPYRVTFVCTGNICRSPMAEWILRHHVEKEGLDVEVDSSGTGGWHVGDGADERTVAALERAGYRSAHIARQFDAGWFDQYDMVIALDESHLRALRSMAPNWQARGNIRLLREFDPDAGGHLDIPDPYYGGRDDFDLVLWQVEAAMPGLLKEIRSVLDDR; encoded by the coding sequence ATGCCGTACCGAGTCACCTTCGTCTGCACGGGCAACATCTGCCGCTCCCCGATGGCCGAATGGATCCTGCGCCACCACGTCGAGAAGGAGGGCCTGGACGTCGAGGTGGACAGTTCGGGCACCGGCGGCTGGCACGTCGGCGACGGCGCCGACGAGCGGACCGTCGCGGCGCTGGAGCGCGCCGGCTACCGTTCGGCGCACATCGCGCGGCAGTTCGATGCCGGCTGGTTCGACCAGTACGACATGGTCATCGCGCTGGACGAGAGCCACCTGCGGGCGCTGCGCTCGATGGCACCGAACTGGCAGGCGCGCGGGAACATCCGCCTGCTGCGCGAGTTCGACCCGGACGCGGGCGGCCACCTCGACATCCCCGACCCCTACTACGGCGGCCGCGACGACTTCGACCTCGTTCTGTGGCAGGTGGAGGCGGCGATGCCCGGCCTGCTGAAGGAGATCCGCTCGGTGCTCGATGACCGCTGA
- a CDS encoding S1 family peptidase, which translates to MRLRVATLLAGIVAVLAAVSPGASASPSDVRPVAAPGAEGGQAIYGAGGVRCTLGFNVRQNGTYFFLTAGGCAQVGMALYADPGLTVRLGTVVSVTNLAVALVRYVEPSVERPGSVHLYPGSQDITTAGRPVVGQRVCRSGPTTGVRCGSVTAINVTVNFPEGTITGLARTTVCTEPGDSPGAPYFSGGTAVGLGIGGVGDCASGGSSFFQPISPVLSVFGVSVY; encoded by the coding sequence GTGAGACTGCGCGTCGCGACCTTGCTCGCGGGCATCGTCGCCGTCCTGGCCGCCGTCAGCCCCGGCGCGTCCGCTTCACCGAGCGACGTCCGTCCCGTCGCGGCGCCGGGCGCGGAAGGGGGCCAGGCGATCTACGGGGCCGGGGGCGTTCGCTGCACCCTCGGGTTCAACGTGCGGCAGAACGGCACGTACTTCTTCCTCACCGCGGGCGGGTGCGCTCAGGTCGGCATGGCGCTGTACGCCGACCCGGGGCTGACCGTCCGGCTCGGGACGGTCGTCTCGGTCACGAACCTCGCCGTGGCGCTCGTCCGGTACGTGGAGCCTTCCGTGGAGCGGCCCGGCAGCGTCCACCTCTACCCCGGGTCCCAGGACATCACGACGGCGGGACGGCCGGTCGTCGGCCAGCGCGTCTGCCGCAGCGGGCCCACCACGGGCGTGCGCTGCGGCAGCGTGACGGCCATCAACGTGACCGTGAACTTCCCTGAGGGGACGATCACCGGGCTCGCCAGGACGACCGTGTGCACGGAGCCCGGGGACAGTCCCGGGGCTCCGTACTTCTCGGGCGGCACCGCGGTCGGGCTGGGGATCGGCGGAGTCGGGGACTGCGCCAGCGGCGGGTCGTCCTTCTTCCAGCCGATCTCTCCGGTGCTCAGCGTCTTCGGCGTCAGCGTGTACTAG